TGCGCGTTCGTCAACGCCGCGTCCAAATTGCCGACGACCCCGTGCTGCCCGATCACCGTCGCATAGAGCCCGTCCACCGCCGTCGCAAAATTCGTGCTCTGGTGCAGCAGCGTTCCCCCCGTCGGCGCATCATACATCCGGAACACCAAACTCACCGGCCCGCTGTACAGGTTCGTCCCCTGCACCAGCCGACCCTGATAGTGAATCATCCCCGGCGCATCCGCCTGCGCCAAGTCGGCTACGGCCCCGATCAACAGCATCGCGAACAGCCAACCGCGTTTCATCGCGGCTTCCCTCCTCCTTATGGTCGTAAAGTACATGCGCGTTTTCTCCTTGCCCATCACTGTGAAATCACCCTCCTCAGCGTTCCAATCTCTTTGCGAAGCGCCCGGATCTCGTTCCAGAGTTGAGCATTCTCTTCTTCAAACCGCTCACTGTGTTTCGCAAGCGCTGGGACGGAGGCGAAGAGGACCTCCTCCGGCCCAATGGCTGACCCCCCCTGCGGTTACTCTTCGGTACCACTAAGTCCAGTTTGTTTGTCCCATCCTAATATACGCTTCCAACGTATTCCAGGTAGGATTATTTCTTAAGCTCGCTGTTTCCGCAATCCAGTTCTTTTTGGCTTGTCATAACTCTTAGCAAACATCCACTGGCAAACGCGATAGAAATGATCCGATGTCCGAGGAAGGAGTACTGCTGTGATGGCAGAACTACCAAGGAATCAGAATGAGTGAACGAGGCTGAAGGTTACTGAGGCAGAGAAAAACCTCTCGTGCGTGGGTGATGTGGCGCGAAAACCGGGACTTAGCGTTCGCGGCGCCAAACGGGTTTGGCAGAAATTTCGGATTGAGGGGGATGCGGTGTCGGTCCACCGAAGTCGCGGCCGACAAATAAATCGGCAGGAGGCGACGATCCGTGAAGGGGCGCTTGAGAGGTATGCCAAACGTTACGCGGGGTTTTGGGCGACAGCTTCGGCTTCAGCGTCGTCGTTTTGAGTCGTAGCCGCGCTCGATGAGCCCGGAGAATTACTGGTGACCTGTAGAGGGGCGCGGTGAGCCCGGAATCTTTCCGGCGCCAACGACGCCGGCGGAAGGAAATTCTGCGGGGCTTCAGCCATAGGACTGAGATTTAGACCTCTCATGCGGCCGCGACATCGGATAGATGGCGCAGCAGGCCCTTTTTTATGAATAGGTATTAACAGGAACTCATGTAATTCGTTTTTACTCGATTCGTCAGATGGAACATTTAATACTGATCTCATGAGGAAGGGGAGTTCGATCAGACCGCTTCCATGCCCGACGTGCGGCTATCAACCGGAGTCCTTTGCAGAAACGGTCTGCGCAAAATGCGACTCGCTACTCTACGAACCGACGCAGGGCGCTTACCTTCAGGTCGATATCGCTCACAAAGGTCAAACTAGAGAAGATGCAACACGGATCATTGAGAAGAGTCTTAACGAGGCCATCATAAAGCGGAAAAGCGCGATTCATTTTATCTGCGGTTACGGTAGCCAAACCGGGCACACATCGATCATTCGCAACCATGCCATAAACGTTCTAAAGCGCCTGGCGAGGACGTCGAACTATCAAATGATATGCCCGCCCGAGAATCCCGGTAAGATCATCCTCGTTCTCGAATCTCATCGGAAAACGGCGTCCTCTATTTGGCCGTGATTGTCACGATCAAACGGCCCTCGCCGTGGGGAACGCCACCGAGGATGGCCGGGCGCCCGCGCTGAAGCTTGATGGACGTACTTAGGAGGCGCCGGTCATCCCGGTACCAGATGACTTCCACGTGGCTGCCGCGGTCACGCCCGGCGCGAACGGAAAGCACGTGGCCCTCTCCGAGATCGATCGCGGCTTCGCCTGGTGTGTGGAGAATGACAGAACCCATGCCCAACAGGCGGTACGTCTCAAATCGGAGAAGCGGGCGGAGGATGTAGTCCACGCGCTCGAGACGGCGATCCAGCGGGGCGGGTTCATTCGACGCCAGGATCCGCATCGCCTCAATTTCTATGGTCCCGTTTGCCGAGACCGGCGCGGCAGCCAAACCGATCACCCACCCCATGAGCATGAGAAGCCGTTTCATGTCGGTCCCTCCGCAGGCGGACCTTCGGGCATTACAATCCAAATGACGACCGCGCCATTTTCGGAGTCTTCGTAAACCATGGCACTGCTTCCAGGCAATTCCGGTTCAACCCATTCAACCACCGGCCCGGCGGCATGAGCGTGAAGCGGAGACATCGGGCGAAGACCGATCACGCCGAGCCCGACGACGAGAACAAGCGTGGCGGCAATGGCCGCCCAATTCCAGTGGGCTCGGATCCGCTCCGCCTCGCGGCGTTGGGCGCGCCTTAAACGGATCTCCCGAAGGACATCGATGCACATTGTTTCCGCTGGCGGCGTTGGAACCGGCTGCCGGCGCAGGAGGTCGCCCACGGTGTCCCAGGCACGAAGCGATGCTTCCACGTCAGCGGGTGGGGGTCCCTTGGCGTCGAGCCGTTCGGCCTCTCTCGGCTTCAGCTCTCCGTCGCGCCGCCGGCTCCAGGCTTTCAAGCATTTCTCCACGTTCATAGCAGGTCCTTCAAAAGGCGTTGCATTTCGCGGCGGGCGTAAAAAAGGCGCGACATGACAGTACCGGTACGGCATTTCATGACCTCGGCGATTTCGCGGTAGGAAAGACCTTCGACCTCCCGCAGAATCAGGGCTGCCCGGTGTTCCGGCGTAAGCCGCTGGAGGGCAGCTTCAAATGCTTTCCAGATCTCGTCCCGCGAGACGCTCGCGTCGGGTCGTCCCGCATCCGGCGCCTGCCATTCCGCGGCCGGACTGGGCTCGCGCTCGGGTAGCTCGTCGAGGGAGACCTCCCGTCGGCGGGTCGATCGGCGAACCTCGTCAAGCACGGTGTTAACGGCGACGCGGTAAAGCCATGTAAAAAACCTGGATTCCCCCTTGTACGTGTGGAGGCGCTGCCAGGCCCGAACCCAAGCCTGTTGAGCCAGTTCTCGCGCCAATTCCGCGTCGTTGACCATGCGGTAAATTACTCCATAGACCCGGCTGTGAAATATTTGTACCAACTCGCCGAAAGCGCGGTCGTCGCCGGCCTTGGACCGGCGCACGAGGTCTTCGACGCCCGCTTCCGGCGAACTCTCCTCGAGGTTGGACGCCTCCGACTCAAGGTTATTCATTCCGACGCCAGCCCCCTTCGTCTTGGCGGGCTGAAAATCTGTTTACCCGCCTCCCAGGTACGCGACGCCTGCGAGATGGACACCCGCTGCGCGTCATCGTTGCAAATCGGGCTTCGCTACTCAACTTGGGAAAGTTACGTCGCGTAGGGGCCAAGGTCATATTACCTCGGTTCATAAGCCTGCCGAGGGTCTTGAAGTCGGAGCGAGAATCTGGTGGATGAACCTTGGTCGTATTTCTGATCCTCCGCCGATACGAAGCGCGTCCGCATAGTTTGGTAACTGACCTATTCTCTCAGCGCCTCGCGCAGCCTCTTCGTACTAATCACACGCGCCGTGGTTTCCAGCCCAGCGGAATATACTCCCAATCCACCCGGGTCCGACGGAGGGTTACCACGCCGAATCCCGGCTCCGTACCCATCCACGGCCCGCGCCACCACCGGCCGCAAACGGCTCCGCCTGTGATAAACGTCGTGCCCCGCCATCGAACGATTTCATCCACGTGCAAGTGCCCCTGCAACACCAGGGGCAACGGGCGGTTCTCAAATGCATGAATTACCTCGTGCGCATTGACGACAATCCGATTTCTCCGCGCGGAGGCCTCCCCGCCCTCTGTGGCCTGGAAGAACGTGGTTAGCAAGGGCATATGTGTAACCAGCACAATCGGGCGGTCTTCCGGCGTGCGCTCCACGACCTCGCGAATCCAGGCGATTCGCTCGGGCGCGACATATCCCCGGTAATGAAGATCATCGCCGGTGAGGTCCACCGAATCGATAATGATGATCCTGCAGTCGCCCGCTTCGACGACAAAATTCGTCTCTCGCACAGCCAGTTCCTCGCGGAAGGCTGCCCGGGGATCGGATTCGGGCGGCCCGCCATCCTGGGGCCGGAGCCCGACGCAATCATGGTTTCCTATCGCTAAAATCGGCGGCTGCCGGAGCTTGTCGAGCAGATGCGCCCGAAAGGCTTTCCAACGATGGTCCACGGCCGCGCGGCTGCTCGTGAGCCCGTCGGTGATATAGTCGCCGCCGCCGATGATGAGGTCGGCTGCCTGGCGATTGATGAGATCTGCCGCCAGCTCCATTGCCACTGGCGTTTCCCACTCCACGCGCGCATGCACGTCCGTGAAAAAGGCAATCCGCACGGTCTCGCGCGGACCCTGCTCCACGGCCCAGCTAGCGCGCCGCGAGAAGCCGAGTCCTACGGCGCCCGCCCCAAGGGCGCCCCAGAATTCGCGACGGCTCATGCGCTGTTTCATGGTGGAGTCTGACGCCTCACCTTGCGCCGTACATCATAGGTTTCCCCGACCAGCGTGAGCAAGAGGACCGCGGCAACCGCGGCCTGCAATTCCCGCTTCGAGCACCAGGTGATCAGCTCACGGCTCACCGGGCTGTGATACGGCCCCGGCAGAGCCTCGCGCGCCGCCTCAATCCGGCGCGATTCCGGCCACCTGCGCTGAGTTGCGGCGAGCGTGCTGCCGTAATACTTCTCGAGGATCATGTTTTCGCCCCACGCCACTGTCATCAACACCCGCCGTTCGGCCGAATCTATCTTCGGCTCTTTGGCTCGATCCCAAAACCGGTCGCGCCGAAACAGACGTACGCGGAATTCGTACAAAAAGGGATCAGTAAACATCGAATAGCGATCGATGAAGGCTTGGTAGTCTTCTTCCTTCGGATATTCGCGGAGAAGTTCGGCTGCTTCATCGGCGCGTGCGCTGTCAGACGCAAGAATCCGCTCCCGCTTCAATCGCGAATTGAACGAACCAATCTGTGGATCCACGTGGCGATAGCCATATTCGACCATGGCTTCTTTGAACACGAACGCGTCCGGCCGATAGGAATACAGGGGGCTCCAAACGTCGGGGGTGTTGGAGACGATGAGAAGGAAGACAAGGCTTAGGATCTGGGCAAGACGCCACACGGCGCGCGTGGACCGCATCCCGGCCCGAATCGCCATCCGTTGCGGCGCCAGGCCGGCTGCCAGACCGATTTGAACCAACACACCGGAAATCGCATTGATAAAGAGATCTCGAAAATCGAAGAATCGACGCGGAACAATCCACTGGATCACCTCGTCCAGCGTGCCCAGAAGAGCGCCCATCAGCACCGAGCAGATATAGGCTCCGCGGTCGCCATAGCGGTGCGAGTAGGCGCGGAACAGCAGGAGGGACAGCACGCCGTACTGCACAAAATGCAGGGCCTCTTCCGCATTAGCGCGCAGCAACCACGTACCCCATGCAAAGATCGCGCACAGCGAAGCCAGCAGGATCCATTGCCGCCGCGTCATCGGCTCCGGCCTTCGCCGATAATAAGCCACCGCCCACAGTGCACCCGCCGCGATGCAACCGTAGACGAACCACGAAAAGGCAGCGCGGGTCCAATTTTCCGTCACCCAGATTTGGATTCCACGCGCGATCGGGATGGTTGTGTAAATGACGAGGGTCCAGAGCGCGACGAGCGTCCAGTTCCAAGCGCCCCGTCGCCACGATTCCTTCGCCCCAACAGCCTCACGAGATGGTTCAGCGTCAACCACGTTCGCCGAGACCTTTCCGCTCCTTATCCAGCCCTGTGGGACCGGCCAGTGGCCAGCCGGTCAGACATCCGCCAGAACCCGGCGCATAACGCGAGAGCTCCCGCGGCGATCAGCCAGACGTCGGTCAACGTTACAGCGCAAACCAAGTGGCGTCCAACGGGACTGGTGTAGGGATCCGCTCGGATATGCGTCGCGAGCGATTCCTTCGTCTCATCGGTCCAGCGCTGGCCGGCGGCCTCCAAGGTCCTGGGCAGATACCGCTCGAGAAACTGGTTCTCGCGCCATGCGATCGTGGCATGAAAGGAGTAATTATCCGGGTCGGACCGATACTTGGGCAGCACGCCCCAGTAATGATTTCGCCTCTCCAGCCGCTGTAGGGCCTCGAACAGGAACGCATCACGCGCGGCAGCGAGGACCATGCGGCGATTGGTTGGGAATCCGCTCTGGGCCGCCTCAGCGAGCAGAAGGCCCACATCCGGCCCTCGCAGGGTGTCGGCGAGGCGGAGCGATTCGGGGTCAAAACGTGAGTAGAAACGTCCGCCATCCGCCTCTCGATAGCAGAACCCGTACTCCGTCATGGGATGCGTGTTGTCAAACAGGGGTTCCAGGGCGGGAATCCGCGACGTCAGGCGCCGGGCCATCTGGGGCGTATTGGAGAAACAGAGCGCCAGCAGGACTGTCGCGGACGCAGCCAGAGCAGCGGCCCGGCGGATGGATTTCGGTTGAATAGGACCTCGGAGATAAGGCGGCCGAAATCCCAGCGCTAGGGCTGTCAGCACACACGCCACGGCCGCGGCATTGTGCGCGACATCCCGCAAATCCCAATAACGGCCGGGTGAAAACCACTGCAGCGACTCGTCGACCACGCTCACCAGCAGACCCGCAAGAAAAGCGTGGAGGTATACCAGGCCATCCCGCCCATCGATCGCGAACGCTCGGAAGCAGAGGACGCCCAGAACGCTGTACAAGACGAAATGGGTTGCTTCCGCAGGCGAATCGAGGCCGACAAAGGCCATCCCCCAAAAGACAGCCCCTGCTCCGGCTATGGCAGTTGCGCGAAGCCAGGCCCGACCCCGGAATATGCGGACCCCCCGATATAGGGCGACGGCGGTTGAGACCGTCAGCACGGCAAGGGAAATCCAGCGCAGAGAGCCCTCTCCCAGCCATTGGTTGGAGATGCGCTGAATCGCCCGCGCGAACGGAATGATGGCGAATATGAACGCCGACCAACCGAACACCCACGCCCAGGCGCCGAGTCGCGAACCCTTGGGCGGGTATTCAATCATTATAAATGCCCGCAATCAGTCGTGGATGCGGCCCGTCTCCTCGGTGAGGAGGCGCAACCGCTGTTTGATTTCGGGCGTCAACTGCTCCCAGCGAAAACGCCAGCGCCAGTTGCCGCCCTTGGTACCGGGAATGTTCATACGCGCCTCGGACCCCAAGCCGAGGAGGTCTTGTAGCGGAAAAATCGCGGTATTTGCATTTGATCGCATCGCCAGTCCGATCAGATCCCAATGAATCTCATGCCCATCCGTGCCCAGGTAATTTAAGATGGCTTCGCGCTCTTTTTCGATCTCTTCCGCGCTGCGCGTGCTGCCCTCGCCGGCTCGACTGTTGAACCACCCCACTGTCGTGTCATTGTCGTGGGTTCCAGTGTAGACAACGCAATTTTTGGGGTAGCTCTCCGGGCGGTACTCGGCGGCCTTGGCGTCGTTCCCGAAGGCAAACTGGAGGACCCGCATACCGGGAAACTGAAATTGGTCGCGCAGGGCGTCGACATCCGGCGTAATCACGCCGAGGTCCTCGGCGATGATG
This genomic interval from Kiritimatiellia bacterium contains the following:
- a CDS encoding sigma-70 family RNA polymerase sigma factor; this translates as MNNLESEASNLEESSPEAGVEDLVRRSKAGDDRAFGELVQIFHSRVYGVIYRMVNDAELARELAQQAWVRAWQRLHTYKGESRFFTWLYRVAVNTVLDEVRRSTRRREVSLDELPEREPSPAAEWQAPDAGRPDASVSRDEIWKAFEAALQRLTPEHRAALILREVEGLSYREIAEVMKCRTGTVMSRLFYARREMQRLLKDLL
- a CDS encoding metallophosphoesterase, translating into MKQRMSRREFWGALGAGAVGLGFSRRASWAVEQGPRETVRIAFFTDVHARVEWETPVAMELAADLINRQAADLIIGGGDYITDGLTSSRAAVDHRWKAFRAHLLDKLRQPPILAIGNHDCVGLRPQDGGPPESDPRAAFREELAVRETNFVVEAGDCRIIIIDSVDLTGDDLHYRGYVAPERIAWIREVVERTPEDRPIVLVTHMPLLTTFFQATEGGEASARRNRIVVNAHEVIHAFENRPLPLVLQGHLHVDEIVRWRGTTFITGGAVCGRWWRGPWMGTEPGFGVVTLRRTRVDWEYIPLGWKPRRV
- a CDS encoding VanZ family protein, translated to MVDAEPSREAVGAKESWRRGAWNWTLVALWTLVIYTTIPIARGIQIWVTENWTRAAFSWFVYGCIAAGALWAVAYYRRRPEPMTRRQWILLASLCAIFAWGTWLLRANAEEALHFVQYGVLSLLLFRAYSHRYGDRGAYICSVLMGALLGTLDEVIQWIVPRRFFDFRDLFINAISGVLVQIGLAAGLAPQRMAIRAGMRSTRAVWRLAQILSLVFLLIVSNTPDVWSPLYSYRPDAFVFKEAMVEYGYRHVDPQIGSFNSRLKRERILASDSARADEAAELLREYPKEEDYQAFIDRYSMFTDPFLYEFRVRLFRRDRFWDRAKEPKIDSAERRVLMTVAWGENMILEKYYGSTLAATQRRWPESRRIEAAREALPGPYHSPVSRELITWCSKRELQAAVAAVLLLTLVGETYDVRRKVRRQTPP
- a CDS encoding VanZ family protein is translated as MIEYPPKGSRLGAWAWVFGWSAFIFAIIPFARAIQRISNQWLGEGSLRWISLAVLTVSTAVALYRGVRIFRGRAWLRATAIAGAGAVFWGMAFVGLDSPAEATHFVLYSVLGVLCFRAFAIDGRDGLVYLHAFLAGLLVSVVDESLQWFSPGRYWDLRDVAHNAAAVACVLTALALGFRPPYLRGPIQPKSIRRAAALAASATVLLALCFSNTPQMARRLTSRIPALEPLFDNTHPMTEYGFCYREADGGRFYSRFDPESLRLADTLRGPDVGLLLAEAAQSGFPTNRRMVLAAARDAFLFEALQRLERRNHYWGVLPKYRSDPDNYSFHATIAWRENQFLERYLPRTLEAAGQRWTDETKESLATHIRADPYTSPVGRHLVCAVTLTDVWLIAAGALALCAGFWRMSDRLATGRSHRAG